The following are from one region of the Hyphomicrobium album genome:
- a CDS encoding Lrp/AsnC family transcriptional regulator: MLDEMDVKILRILQVDCTRPVADIGKEVGLSTTPCWRRIQKLEEAGVIQRRVAVLDAHQVNAGVTVIVSIKTDQHSLSWLERFHKAVADFPEVVEFYRMSGDVDYLLRVVVPDIEAYDAFYKRLISRIEIAKVSSAFAMEQIKYTTALPLQFARGNSESAAAGSDGEEKRRKR, from the coding sequence TGCGGATTCTGCAGGTGGACTGTACGCGACCGGTGGCCGATATCGGCAAGGAGGTCGGTCTGTCGACGACGCCGTGCTGGCGGCGCATCCAGAAGCTCGAGGAGGCCGGCGTCATCCAGCGCCGCGTGGCCGTCCTCGACGCGCACCAGGTCAACGCCGGCGTTACCGTCATCGTGTCGATAAAGACCGATCAGCACAGCCTCAGCTGGCTCGAGCGCTTCCACAAGGCGGTTGCCGACTTCCCCGAGGTCGTCGAGTTCTACCGCATGTCGGGCGACGTCGATTACCTGCTGCGCGTCGTCGTGCCGGACATCGAGGCCTATGACGCGTTCTACAAGCGCCTCATCTCGCGCATCGAGATCGCCAAGGTGTCGTCCGCGTTCGCCATGGAGCAGATCAAGTACACGACCGCGCTGCCGCTGCAGTTCGCGCGCGGCAACAGCGAGTCGGCGGCCGCGGGCTCAGACGGCGAGGAAAAGCGTCGAAAGCGTTAG
- a CDS encoding MAPEG family protein: MQITAFYAALLAVLFLVLSVRVIAWRRQHRVEFGHGEDVELLRRLRVHANFAEYAPFTLLMMALAESMAPPDLLVHASGVLLIGGRLLHAYGVSQSPPIMRYRVYGMWLTFTSLGLAALVCLTLSTLFLAV, from the coding sequence ATGCAGATCACCGCGTTTTACGCCGCGCTGCTGGCAGTGCTGTTTCTCGTGCTCAGTGTCCGCGTCATCGCCTGGCGGCGCCAGCACCGGGTGGAGTTCGGCCACGGCGAGGACGTCGAGCTCCTGCGCCGCCTGCGCGTACACGCGAACTTCGCCGAATACGCTCCCTTCACGCTCCTGATGATGGCGCTGGCCGAGAGCATGGCGCCGCCCGACCTGCTCGTTCACGCGTCAGGCGTCCTGCTCATCGGTGGGCGGCTGCTGCACGCATACGGCGTCTCGCAATCGCCGCCGATCATGCGCTATCGCGTCTACGGCATGTGGTTGACGTTCACGTCGCTCGGCCTGGCGGCGCTCGTCTGCCTAACGCTTTCGACGCTTTTCCTCGCCGTCTGA
- a CDS encoding PatA/PatG family cyanobactin maturation protease — protein MPSPVVADEWMSRLPGLDRLWSVTRGRSEVRIAVLDGPADDASLSQAAVAASGVVEHGTHVQSIIAGSSDAIVPGLAPGCTVFSVPIFDADGKGVPTCTQERLANGIHAALEGRANIINISAAQEADLLSLSGELSAALQAAQESDVLVVAATGNHGCACDTIPASVPGVLAVGAHGPDGAPLLSSNWGPNHRAQGLTAPGRDVAGACVGGGLCRASGTSFATATVSGIAGLLMSVDVEAGLKPSGARIRKILLGSTVRPNPADVELAGAHLAGRLDLSRALTQLRASSEYRQSREGTVQISSLPDGRVDEPAPPSGKKASARKAERAAAATSDGVAPSALVPAHEDCGCGGSGGECSCSGSGDEKKPQLVYAIGRLGVSFISQARRDSIWRVVNGPREGDLKPITNAALQSLFKEQPFQAQSVIWTLSRSEVAMYAIVPSGAFAAETYRWLVNEWKDADVEFASIPGILAGQVPLYDGQLVDVVVPDLRGMYSWQTKRYVKALRDARKKADVDLSPERLDREIERFFGKIYFSIRNRGRSPEERAINAAATNAFNISPVIEQAGEEGLTLRDIGVERSPLNRPGSEYYDVLLTFFDPRNREVAPMRARFTIDVSDTVPVPIGDPVIWYEY, from the coding sequence GTGCCATCGCCCGTTGTCGCCGACGAATGGATGTCGCGTCTGCCCGGTCTCGATCGCCTCTGGTCGGTGACTAGGGGCAGATCCGAGGTACGCATTGCCGTCCTCGACGGTCCGGCCGACGACGCCTCGCTGTCCCAGGCCGCAGTCGCCGCAAGTGGCGTCGTCGAGCACGGAACTCACGTCCAATCGATCATCGCCGGTTCGTCGGATGCAATCGTTCCCGGCTTAGCCCCCGGTTGCACCGTTTTTTCCGTGCCGATCTTCGATGCCGATGGAAAGGGCGTGCCGACCTGCACCCAGGAGCGGCTGGCGAACGGTATCCACGCCGCGCTGGAGGGGCGCGCCAACATTATCAACATCAGCGCCGCGCAGGAGGCGGATCTGCTGTCGCTTTCTGGCGAGCTCAGCGCAGCGCTGCAGGCGGCACAGGAATCCGACGTGCTCGTGGTTGCCGCCACCGGCAATCACGGGTGCGCGTGCGACACGATTCCGGCGTCGGTTCCCGGTGTGCTTGCCGTCGGGGCGCATGGTCCTGACGGCGCGCCGCTCCTTTCGAGTAACTGGGGTCCCAATCATCGCGCCCAGGGCCTCACTGCGCCCGGACGCGACGTGGCTGGCGCCTGTGTCGGAGGCGGATTGTGCCGCGCGTCGGGCACGAGCTTCGCCACCGCGACCGTATCGGGCATCGCGGGACTGCTGATGAGCGTCGACGTCGAGGCGGGGTTGAAGCCGAGCGGCGCGCGCATCCGAAAAATCCTGCTCGGCAGCACCGTGCGCCCCAATCCCGCGGATGTGGAGCTTGCCGGCGCGCATCTCGCCGGCCGCTTGGACCTTTCTCGCGCACTCACGCAATTGCGCGCGTCATCAGAATATCGCCAGTCAAGGGAGGGGACAGTGCAGATAAGTAGCTTGCCCGATGGGCGGGTCGACGAGCCGGCGCCGCCGAGCGGCAAGAAAGCGAGCGCGAGGAAAGCCGAGCGGGCAGCGGCGGCGACGTCCGACGGTGTCGCGCCATCCGCTCTGGTGCCGGCGCACGAGGACTGCGGCTGCGGCGGCTCGGGCGGCGAATGCAGCTGCTCGGGGAGCGGCGACGAGAAGAAGCCGCAACTCGTCTACGCCATCGGTAGGCTCGGCGTCAGCTTCATCAGTCAAGCGCGGCGGGATTCTATTTGGCGGGTCGTCAACGGTCCGCGCGAGGGCGATCTAAAGCCGATCACCAACGCTGCGCTGCAGAGCCTTTTCAAGGAGCAGCCCTTTCAGGCGCAATCGGTGATCTGGACGTTGAGCCGTAGCGAGGTGGCGATGTACGCGATCGTACCGTCCGGCGCCTTTGCCGCCGAAACGTATCGCTGGCTCGTGAACGAGTGGAAGGACGCGGACGTCGAGTTCGCATCTATACCCGGCATCCTGGCCGGGCAGGTACCGCTTTATGACGGACAGCTCGTCGACGTTGTGGTTCCCGACTTGCGCGGAATGTATAGCTGGCAGACGAAGCGCTACGTCAAAGCGCTGCGCGATGCGCGCAAGAAGGCCGACGTCGATCTGTCGCCGGAAAGGCTCGACCGGGAGATCGAGCGCTTCTTCGGCAAGATCTACTTCAGCATTCGCAATCGCGGGCGCTCGCCGGAAGAGCGCGCGATCAACGCTGCCGCGACGAACGCGTTCAACATCAGCCCCGTCATAGAGCAGGCTGGTGAGGAAGGGCTGACGTTGCGCGACATCGGCGTCGAGCGGAGCCCGCTCAATCGCCCGGGCAGCGAGTACTACGATGTGTTGCTCACCTTCTTCGATCCGCGCAACCGCGAGGTCGCGCCGATGCGTGCGCGCTTCACGATCGACGTCAGCGATACCGTGCCGGTTCCGATCGGCGACCCGGTGATTTGGTACGAGTACTGA
- a CDS encoding secondary thiamine-phosphate synthase enzyme YjbQ: MKSYRKELWFEVATRRAFVNITSDVEECLRESGIKEGLALVNAMHISASVFINDDERGLHHDYEVWLEKLAPHAPVSQYQHNRTGEDNADAHLKRQVMGREVVVAVTGGKLDFGPWEQIFYGEFDGRRKKRVLVKIVGA; the protein is encoded by the coding sequence ATGAAGTCCTACCGCAAGGAGCTGTGGTTCGAAGTCGCCACCCGCCGCGCCTTTGTGAACATCACGTCCGACGTGGAGGAGTGCCTGCGGGAAAGCGGCATCAAGGAAGGCCTCGCCCTCGTCAACGCCATGCACATTAGTGCATCGGTCTTCATCAACGACGACGAGCGCGGCCTGCATCACGACTACGAGGTGTGGCTGGAGAAGCTCGCGCCGCATGCGCCCGTCAGCCAGTACCAGCACAACCGTACCGGCGAGGACAACGCCGATGCGCACCTGAAGCGGCAGGTGATGGGGCGCGAGGTCGTCGTCGCCGTTACCGGCGGCAAGCTCGACTTCGGCCCGTGGGAGCAGATCTTCTACGGCGAGTTCGACGGCCGCCGGAAGAAGCGCGTGCTGGTGAAGATCGTCGGCGCGTGA
- a CDS encoding NAD(P)-dependent oxidoreductase has protein sequence MAKVAWIGLGVMGFPMAGHLFSKGSHDITVYNRNPAKALAWVEKLGGGRTAETPDKAALDAEYVFCCVGNDDDLREVTTGKNGAFHGMRAGAVFIDHTTASAEVARELNATGRARGIAFLDAPVSGGQTGAENGALTVMVGGDVEPFERAKPLMARYARAVTRIGPAGAGQLTKMVNQIAIAGLLQGLSEAIAFAEMAGLDLDLVMQTISKGAAQSWQMENRWRTMHEGRFDFGFAVDWMRKDLAICLDEAQRNGAKLPVTALVDTYYAEVQRLGGGRWDTSSLIALLKTSKDATK, from the coding sequence ATGGCGAAGGTGGCGTGGATCGGACTCGGAGTGATGGGCTTCCCGATGGCCGGCCATCTCTTCTCCAAGGGCAGCCACGACATCACGGTCTACAATCGCAATCCCGCGAAGGCGCTGGCGTGGGTCGAAAAGTTGGGCGGCGGCCGCACCGCTGAGACGCCCGACAAGGCGGCGCTCGACGCCGAATACGTCTTCTGCTGTGTCGGCAACGACGACGACTTGCGTGAGGTGACGACCGGAAAGAACGGCGCTTTCCACGGCATGCGCGCCGGCGCGGTGTTCATCGATCACACGACCGCTTCGGCCGAGGTGGCGCGCGAGCTCAACGCGACGGGCCGCGCCCGCGGCATTGCCTTCCTCGACGCACCCGTGTCCGGCGGACAAACCGGTGCCGAGAACGGCGCCTTGACGGTCATGGTCGGCGGCGACGTGGAGCCCTTCGAACGTGCCAAGCCGCTGATGGCGCGCTACGCCCGCGCCGTCACCCGCATCGGCCCGGCGGGTGCCGGACAGCTGACCAAGATGGTCAATCAAATCGCCATCGCCGGCCTGCTGCAAGGGCTGTCGGAGGCCATAGCCTTCGCCGAGATGGCGGGCCTCGATCTCGACCTCGTCATGCAGACGATCTCGAAGGGCGCCGCGCAGTCCTGGCAGATGGAGAACCGCTGGCGGACCATGCACGAGGGCAGGTTCGATTTCGGCTTCGCCGTCGACTGGATGCGCAAGGATCTCGCCATCTGCCTCGACGAGGCGCAGCGCAACGGCGCCAAGCTGCCGGTGACGGCGCTGGTCGACACCTACTATGCGGAGGTGCAACGGTTAGGCGGCGGCCGGTGGGACACCTCCAGCCTGATCGCGCTGCTCAAGACCAGTAAGGACGCCACCAAGTAG
- a CDS encoding thiamine pyrophosphate-binding protein, whose amino-acid sequence MRTGGKILIDQLVGEGCRAIFTVPGESFIAALDALFDESAIRTVVCRHEGGAAMMAEATGKLTGEPGVAFVTRAPGATNAASGVYVAHHDATPMVLLVGLVERAHEGRGAFQEIDLQAMFGSVANWVGVARESERIPELVARAFQAARSGRRGPAVLGLPEDVLSATASVEGAAPLQVPAPTPSAAQMTKLKAKLSAAERPLVLLGGGGWSAEAARDIGKFAAAFDLPVAATFRRQDHLDNRHPCYVGHAGIDMDPKLAAAIRGADVLVVVGEGLGDIPTAGYTLVSAPKPAQFLVHAHPSAAEIGRVYRADLPIVTGGEAFAKALSRLKPPAKTRWSRLRRDLRASYERLLKPIPSAGRVRLEEVISTLSRQLPDDAIVTNGAGNYAGFLHRYYQYKGWPTQLAPTSGSMGYGLPAAIAAKLMYPGRPVIVLAGDGCLLMTGQELATAVQYGLPIVIIVANNAMYGTIRMHQEQRYPGRVVATTLVNPDFVAFARSFGAAAARVESTEAFEPALQRALAAKGPALIELRIDPEAISARRTLTQIRGKSP is encoded by the coding sequence ATGCGTACTGGGGGCAAGATCCTGATCGACCAGCTCGTCGGTGAGGGCTGCCGTGCCATCTTCACGGTCCCCGGCGAGAGCTTCATTGCCGCGCTCGACGCACTGTTCGACGAGAGCGCCATCCGTACCGTCGTCTGCCGCCACGAGGGCGGCGCGGCGATGATGGCGGAGGCGACCGGCAAGCTCACCGGTGAGCCAGGCGTTGCCTTCGTCACCCGCGCGCCGGGGGCGACCAACGCCGCGAGTGGTGTCTACGTGGCCCATCACGACGCCACGCCGATGGTGCTGCTCGTCGGCCTCGTCGAACGCGCCCACGAAGGCCGCGGCGCGTTCCAGGAAATCGACCTGCAGGCGATGTTCGGCTCGGTCGCCAACTGGGTGGGCGTCGCGCGCGAGAGCGAGCGTATCCCCGAGCTGGTGGCGCGAGCGTTTCAGGCGGCACGCTCGGGCCGGCGCGGGCCGGCGGTGTTGGGACTGCCGGAAGACGTGCTCTCTGCAACGGCCAGTGTCGAGGGCGCCGCTCCACTGCAGGTTCCTGCCCCGACCCCGTCCGCGGCGCAGATGACGAAGCTCAAGGCCAAGCTCTCCGCAGCCGAACGGCCATTGGTGCTGCTCGGCGGTGGCGGATGGAGCGCCGAGGCAGCCCGGGATATCGGTAAGTTCGCCGCGGCCTTCGATCTGCCGGTGGCGGCAACATTCCGGCGCCAGGACCACTTGGACAATCGCCACCCCTGCTACGTCGGACACGCTGGCATCGACATGGATCCAAAGCTTGCCGCGGCGATCCGCGGTGCGGATGTACTCGTTGTCGTCGGCGAAGGTCTGGGCGACATCCCCACTGCAGGCTACACGCTCGTCTCCGCACCCAAACCGGCGCAATTTCTTGTGCACGCGCACCCGTCCGCGGCAGAGATCGGCCGCGTATACCGGGCCGACTTGCCGATCGTCACCGGCGGGGAAGCCTTCGCCAAGGCGCTGTCGCGCTTGAAGCCTCCGGCAAAGACCCGCTGGAGCCGGCTGCGCCGCGATCTGCGCGCGTCATACGAGCGCCTGTTGAAGCCCATCCCGAGCGCTGGCCGCGTGCGCCTCGAGGAGGTGATCTCCACGCTGTCGCGCCAGTTGCCCGACGATGCGATCGTGACCAATGGAGCCGGCAACTATGCCGGCTTCCTGCACCGCTACTACCAGTACAAGGGCTGGCCGACGCAGCTCGCGCCGACCTCGGGCTCGATGGGCTACGGGCTGCCGGCCGCCATCGCCGCCAAGCTCATGTATCCCGGGCGGCCGGTCATCGTTTTGGCCGGCGACGGCTGCCTGCTGATGACCGGGCAGGAGCTGGCGACGGCCGTCCAGTACGGCCTTCCGATCGTGATCATCGTTGCCAACAACGCTATGTACGGAACCATCCGCATGCACCAGGAGCAGCGCTATCCCGGGCGGGTCGTGGCCACGACACTGGTCAATCCCGACTTCGTCGCCTTTGCGCGCAGCTTCGGGGCGGCGGCGGCGCGGGTGGAAAGCACGGAAGCGTTTGAGCCTGCGCTGCAGCGAGCACTGGCCGCGAAGGGTCCGGCACTCATCGAGTTGCGTATCGATCCCGAGGCGATCAGCGCCCGGCGCACGCTTACCCAGATCCGCGGAAAGTCGCCTTAG
- a CDS encoding type III PLP-dependent enzyme domain-containing protein gives MDQLASASALIDKCRPERPVRGLRPHAAGRAARWFLDKFPGDVAYAYKANSSVFLIGALYGAGIRHFDVASLPEIEDAATIPDAHLHFMHPVKSRHAIRRAYDLGVRSFSLDGEDELDKIMEATGGARDLLLWVRVAVTAINSRIPLERKFGAHGEKAAKLLIKTRQVAAELGLTFHVGSQTTTPDAFVTALGEVHRIIVKSGVMIDRLDIGGGFPARYPDSDPAPLQDFMDVILANIETMPVKENIKLMCEPGRALVAEAESLIVRVDARRGSNLYINDGSYGMLFDAAHLGFIFPTRLISRSVDASDPLVPFELWGPTCDSIDHMKGPFLLPDSVREGDYIEIGNMGAYARAIAGRFNGYGEYDEVILLDPPVLSMYGAENTQVAAARG, from the coding sequence ATGGACCAACTCGCCTCTGCTTCGGCGCTGATCGACAAATGCCGCCCCGAGCGGCCCGTGCGCGGCCTCCGGCCGCATGCGGCGGGTCGTGCCGCCCGCTGGTTCCTCGACAAGTTTCCGGGCGACGTCGCCTACGCCTACAAGGCCAACAGCTCCGTATTCCTGATCGGCGCTCTCTACGGCGCCGGCATCCGCCACTTCGACGTTGCCTCGCTGCCCGAGATCGAGGACGCGGCGACGATTCCCGACGCACACCTGCACTTCATGCACCCGGTGAAGTCGCGACACGCCATCCGGCGCGCCTATGACCTCGGCGTGCGCTCGTTCTCGCTCGACGGTGAGGACGAGCTCGACAAGATCATGGAGGCGACGGGTGGCGCGCGCGACCTGCTCCTGTGGGTGCGCGTCGCGGTGACGGCGATCAACAGCCGCATTCCGCTGGAGCGCAAGTTCGGTGCGCACGGCGAGAAGGCGGCAAAGCTCTTGATCAAGACGCGTCAGGTTGCCGCCGAGCTCGGCCTGACTTTCCATGTCGGCTCGCAGACGACAACGCCCGACGCTTTCGTGACGGCGCTTGGCGAGGTGCACCGCATCATCGTCAAGTCCGGCGTCATGATCGACCGCCTCGACATCGGCGGCGGTTTCCCCGCGCGCTATCCCGACAGCGATCCCGCGCCGCTGCAGGACTTCATGGATGTCATCCTCGCCAACATCGAGACGATGCCGGTGAAGGAGAACATCAAGCTGATGTGCGAGCCCGGCCGTGCGCTCGTCGCCGAGGCCGAGAGCCTCATCGTGCGCGTCGATGCACGCCGCGGCAGCAACCTCTACATAAACGACGGCTCCTACGGGATGCTGTTCGACGCGGCGCACCTGGGCTTCATCTTTCCGACGCGCCTCATCTCGCGCAGCGTCGATGCGTCCGATCCGTTGGTGCCGTTCGAGCTGTGGGGACCGACGTGTGACTCGATCGATCACATGAAGGGTCCCTTCCTGCTGCCAGACTCGGTGCGCGAGGGCGACTACATCGAGATCGGCAACATGGGTGCCTACGCGCGCGCCATTGCCGGCCGCTTCAACGGCTATGGCGAGTACGACGAGGTGATCCTCCTCGATCCGCCGGTTCTCAGCATGTACGGGGCAGAAAACACCCAAGTGGCGGCCGCCCGGGGCTGA
- a CDS encoding FkbM family methyltransferase produces the protein MDKSLKRFIERAFGDAIWIEKATPLDDVASLIRRLRPRVPRAPLMRVGGSGDGGYLLPDDLDGIVASLSPGVAAECGFDEELARRGIDVLMADASVEGPPVANPRFHFVRKFVDIWSSDETLSLEELAQSGTRPLPDGDLMLQMDIEGAEYRVLAGTSNELLQRFRILVIEFHALDELFSRFAFGFMRPAFEKLLKSHNVVHIHPNNCTRAVKRGPLTIPPVMEFTFYRKDRPLAEAGAQPQFPHPLDADCMTDRPPLGIPQCWWK, from the coding sequence ATGGACAAGAGCTTAAAGCGGTTCATCGAGCGGGCCTTCGGCGATGCCATCTGGATCGAGAAGGCGACCCCTCTCGATGATGTCGCCTCGCTCATTCGCCGCCTTCGACCGCGAGTGCCCCGCGCGCCCTTGATGCGCGTCGGTGGTTCCGGCGACGGCGGCTATCTTCTGCCCGATGATCTCGACGGCATCGTTGCCAGCCTGTCGCCGGGTGTGGCAGCCGAATGCGGCTTCGACGAGGAGTTGGCCCGGCGCGGCATCGACGTCCTGATGGCCGACGCCTCGGTCGAAGGACCGCCCGTCGCCAACCCGAGATTTCACTTCGTCCGCAAGTTCGTCGACATCTGGTCGAGCGACGAGACGCTGAGCCTCGAGGAGCTTGCCCAGTCAGGCACGCGTCCGCTGCCCGACGGCGACCTCATGCTGCAGATGGACATCGAAGGAGCGGAGTACCGCGTCCTCGCCGGCACCAGCAATGAGCTGCTGCAGCGCTTCCGCATCCTCGTCATCGAGTTCCATGCCCTCGACGAGCTGTTCTCGCGGTTCGCATTCGGTTTCATGCGGCCGGCGTTCGAGAAGCTTCTCAAGTCTCACAACGTCGTGCACATCCATCCCAACAACTGCACCCGCGCTGTGAAACGCGGACCGTTGACTATCCCGCCGGTGATGGAGTTCACGTTCTACCGCAAAGACCGGCCACTCGCCGAAGCCGGGGCACAACCCCAGTTCCCTCACCCTCTGGACGCCGATTGCATGACCGATCGGCCGCCGCTCGGGATTCCGCAGTGTTGGTGGAAGTAA